In the Klebsiella aerogenes KCTC 2190 genome, one interval contains:
- the hflC gene encoding protease modulator HflC, with protein MRKSVIAIIVVVLVVLYMSVFVVKEGERGITLRFGKVLRDDENKPLVYAPGLHFKIPFIESVKMLDARIQTMDNQADRFVTKEKKDLIVDSYIKWRISDFSRYYLATGGGDVSQAEVLLKRKFSDRLRSEIGRLDVKDIVTDSRGRLTLEVRDALNSGSAGTEDEVSTPAADDAIAKAAERVEAETNGKVQVINPNSMAALGIEVVDVRIKQINLPAEVSEAIYNRMRAEREAVARRHRSQGQEEAEKLRATADYEVTKTLAEAERQGRILRGEGDAESAKLFADAFSQDPGFYAFIRSLRAYEKSFQSNQDVMVLSPDSDFFRYMKSPDSVRK; from the coding sequence ATGCGTAAATCTGTTATCGCGATCATTGTCGTCGTGCTGGTAGTGCTCTACATGTCTGTCTTCGTGGTGAAAGAAGGCGAGCGTGGCATTACGCTGCGCTTTGGCAAAGTTCTGCGCGACGATGAGAACAAGCCGCTGGTGTATGCGCCGGGTCTGCACTTCAAGATCCCGTTTATTGAATCCGTGAAAATGCTGGATGCGCGTATCCAGACCATGGACAACCAGGCTGACCGCTTTGTTACTAAAGAGAAGAAAGACCTGATCGTCGACTCCTATATCAAGTGGCGCATCAGTGACTTCAGTCGTTACTATCTGGCGACCGGCGGCGGCGACGTCTCCCAGGCCGAAGTTCTGCTGAAGCGTAAGTTCTCTGACCGTCTGCGCTCTGAGATTGGTCGTCTGGACGTGAAAGACATCGTGACTGATTCCCGCGGTCGTTTGACCCTGGAAGTGCGTGATGCGCTGAACTCCGGTTCTGCAGGTACAGAAGATGAAGTCTCGACGCCGGCAGCCGATGACGCTATCGCTAAAGCGGCAGAGCGTGTAGAAGCTGAAACTAACGGTAAGGTTCAGGTAATCAACCCGAACAGTATGGCGGCGCTGGGTATTGAAGTCGTTGACGTACGTATCAAGCAGATCAACCTGCCGGCTGAAGTGTCTGAAGCGATCTACAACCGTATGCGCGCCGAGCGTGAAGCGGTTGCTCGTCGTCATCGTTCACAAGGTCAGGAAGAAGCGGAAAAACTGCGCGCGACCGCGGACTATGAAGTGACCAAGACCCTGGCGGAAGCCGAGCGTCAAGGGCGTATTCTGCGCGGTGAAGGCGATGCCGAGTCGGCAAAACTGTTTGCCGATGCATTCAGTCAGGATCCGGGCTTCTATGCCTTTATCCGTAGCCTGCGCGCCTATGAGAAGAGCTTCCAGAGCAACCAGGACGTGATGGTCCTCAGCCCGGATAGCGATTTCTTCCGTTACATGAAGTCACCGGATTCTGTGCGTAAATAA
- the rnr gene encoding ribonuclease R: MSQDPFQEREAEKYANPIPSREFILEHLTKREKPASRDELAIELNIEGEEQTEALRRRLRAMERDGQLVFTRRQCYALPERLDLVKGVVIGHRDGYGFLRVEGRKDDLYLSSEQMKMCIHGDQVLAQPLGADRKGRREARIVRVLVPKTSQIVGRYFTDAGVGFVVPDDSRLSFDILIPPEEIMGARMGYVVVVELTQRPTRRTKAVGKIVEVLGDNMGTGMAVDMALRTHEIPYVWPPAVEKQVSGLKEQVPEEAKAGRVDLRSLPLVTIDGEDARDFDDAVYCEKKRGGGWRLWVAIADVSYYVRPGTPLDGEARSRGTSVYFPSQVVPMLPEVLSNGLCSLNPQVDRLCMVCEMTISSKGRLTGFKFYEAVMSSHARLTYTKVWHMLQGDQELREHYAPLVKHIEELHNLYKVLDGAREERGGISFESEEAKFIFNAERRIERIEQTQRNDAHKLIEECMILANISAARFVEKAQEPALFRIHDKPSTEAITAFRTVLAELGLELPGGNKPEPRDYAELLTSIADRPDAEMLQTMLLRSMKQAVYDPENRGHFGLALQSYAHFTSPIRRYPDLSLHRAIKYLLAKEQGHKGNSTETGGWHYSMEEMLQLGEHCSMTERRADEATREVSDWLKCDFMQDQVGNTFSGVIASVTGFGFFVRLNDLFIDGLVHVSSLDNDYYRFDQVGQRLIGESGGQTYRLGDRVEVRVEAVNMDERKIDFSLISSERGPRNVGKTVREKAKKGAPGKNGGGRRRQVGKQVNFEPDSAFRKEKEKAKAKPKGEKKAKKPSAKTQKIAAATKAKRAAKKKNAE, translated from the coding sequence ATGTCACAAGATCCATTCCAGGAGCGCGAAGCTGAGAAGTACGCGAATCCAATCCCGAGCCGGGAATTTATCCTCGAACATTTAACCAAACGCGAAAAACCGGCCAGCCGTGATGAGCTGGCGATTGAGTTAAATATCGAGGGCGAAGAACAAACCGAAGCGCTACGTCGTCGCCTGCGTGCAATGGAACGCGATGGCCAGTTGGTGTTTACTCGCCGTCAGTGCTATGCGCTGCCGGAACGTCTCGATTTAGTCAAAGGTGTCGTTATTGGCCACCGCGACGGCTACGGCTTTTTACGCGTCGAAGGGCGTAAAGACGACCTGTATCTTTCATCTGAGCAGATGAAAATGTGTATCCATGGCGATCAGGTGCTGGCCCAGCCGTTGGGCGCCGATCGTAAGGGGCGTCGCGAAGCGCGCATCGTTCGCGTGCTGGTGCCGAAAACCAGCCAGATCGTCGGCCGTTATTTCACCGATGCCGGTGTAGGCTTCGTGGTGCCGGATGACAGCCGTCTTAGCTTCGATATCCTGATCCCGCCTGAAGAGATCATGGGCGCGCGTATGGGCTACGTGGTGGTGGTCGAGCTGACCCAGCGTCCAACCCGCCGTACCAAAGCGGTCGGCAAAATAGTTGAAGTGCTGGGCGACAACATGGGCACCGGCATGGCCGTTGATATGGCGCTGCGTACCCATGAGATCCCTTACGTCTGGCCGCCGGCGGTGGAAAAACAGGTCTCCGGCCTCAAAGAGCAAGTGCCAGAAGAGGCGAAAGCCGGGCGCGTCGATTTGCGCTCTCTGCCGCTGGTCACTATTGACGGCGAAGATGCCCGCGACTTCGATGACGCGGTGTATTGCGAGAAAAAACGCGGTGGCGGCTGGCGACTGTGGGTGGCTATCGCCGACGTGAGCTACTACGTGCGCCCCGGTACGCCGCTGGACGGCGAAGCGCGCAGCCGCGGGACGTCAGTCTACTTCCCTTCGCAGGTCGTACCGATGCTGCCAGAGGTGCTGTCCAACGGCCTGTGTTCGCTGAACCCACAGGTCGATCGCCTGTGTATGGTCTGCGAAATGACGATCTCGTCAAAAGGCCGCCTGACCGGCTTTAAATTCTATGAAGCGGTGATGAGCTCTCACGCCCGCCTGACCTATACCAAGGTGTGGCATATGCTGCAGGGCGATCAGGAGCTACGCGAGCACTATGCGCCGCTGGTGAAGCATATTGAAGAGCTGCATAACCTCTATAAGGTGCTGGATGGCGCCCGTGAAGAGCGCGGCGGTATCTCATTTGAAAGTGAAGAAGCTAAATTCATCTTCAACGCCGAGCGTCGTATCGAGCGTATTGAACAGACTCAGCGTAACGATGCGCACAAGCTGATTGAAGAGTGCATGATCCTGGCGAACATCTCCGCGGCGCGTTTCGTTGAGAAAGCGCAGGAGCCGGCGCTGTTCCGTATTCACGATAAGCCAAGCACCGAAGCGATTACCGCCTTCCGTACCGTGCTGGCGGAACTGGGGCTGGAACTACCGGGCGGCAACAAGCCGGAGCCGCGCGATTACGCCGAGCTGTTGACTTCCATCGCCGATCGCCCGGATGCGGAAATGCTGCAGACGATGCTGCTGCGTTCTATGAAGCAGGCGGTCTACGATCCGGAAAACCGCGGCCACTTCGGCCTGGCGCTGCAGTCATACGCCCACTTCACCTCGCCGATCCGTCGTTATCCTGACCTGTCGCTGCATCGCGCTATTAAGTATTTACTGGCGAAAGAGCAGGGACATAAAGGCAATAGCACCGAGACCGGCGGCTGGCACTACAGCATGGAAGAGATGCTGCAGCTGGGCGAGCACTGCTCGATGACCGAGCGCCGCGCCGATGAAGCAACGCGTGAAGTGTCAGACTGGCTGAAGTGCGACTTCATGCAGGATCAGGTGGGCAACACCTTCTCCGGCGTGATCGCCAGCGTCACCGGCTTTGGCTTCTTCGTCCGCCTGAACGATCTGTTTATCGATGGTCTGGTACATGTCTCCTCGCTGGATAATGACTACTATCGCTTCGACCAGGTCGGGCAGCGCCTGATCGGCGAGTCCGGCGGCCAGACTTACCGCCTGGGTGACCGCGTGGAAGTACGCGTCGAAGCGGTCAATATGGATGAGCGTAAGATTGATTTCAGCCTGATTTCCAGTGAACGCGGCCCGCGTAATGTCGGCAAAACCGTACGCGAAAAAGCGAAGAAGGGCGCGCCGGGTAAAAACGGCGGCGGCCGTCGTCGCCAGGTTGGCAAGCAGGTAAACTTCGAGCCGGATAGCGCCTTCCGTAAGGAAAAAGAGAAAGCTAAAGCCAAACCGAAAGGTGAAAAGAAAGCGAAAAAGCCGTCGGCGAAAACGCAGAAAATCGCCGCGGCAACCAAAGCCAAGCGCGCGGCAAAAAAGAAGAACGCCGAGTGA
- the miaA gene encoding tRNA (adenosine(37)-N6)-dimethylallyltransferase MiaA, translating to MSDVTEASLPKAIFLMGPTASGKTALAIALRKVLPVELISVDSALIYRGMDIGTAKPDAAELSAAPHRLLDILDPAESYSAADFRRDALAEMADIVAAGRIPLLVGGTMLYFKALLEGLSPLPSADPAVRARIEQQAAEQGWHALHRQLQDIDPVAAARIHPNDPQRLSRALEVFFISGKTLTELTQTSGEALPYQVHQFAIAPASRELLHQRIEQRFHQMLASGFEAEVRALFARGDLHTDMPSIRCVGYRQMWSYLEGEVPYDEMVYRGVCATRQLAKRQVTWLRGWEDVHWLDSEQPEQALNKVLQVVGASQN from the coding sequence TAAAGTTTTGCCCGTAGAGTTGATTAGCGTCGATTCCGCCCTCATCTATCGAGGAATGGATATCGGCACGGCCAAACCCGATGCCGCGGAGCTTAGCGCTGCGCCGCATCGGTTGCTGGATATCCTTGATCCGGCAGAGTCGTACTCGGCGGCGGATTTTCGCCGCGATGCGTTGGCGGAAATGGCGGATATCGTCGCCGCCGGGCGCATCCCGCTGCTGGTCGGCGGAACAATGTTGTACTTCAAAGCGTTGTTGGAAGGGTTATCGCCGCTGCCTTCGGCGGATCCCGCAGTCAGGGCCAGAATTGAGCAACAAGCAGCAGAGCAGGGGTGGCACGCATTGCACCGGCAGTTACAGGACATCGATCCCGTGGCCGCCGCGCGTATTCATCCAAATGATCCGCAAAGACTTTCCCGAGCACTGGAAGTTTTTTTCATTTCGGGTAAAACTTTAACGGAACTGACGCAAACGTCAGGAGAGGCTCTGCCGTATCAGGTGCATCAGTTCGCCATCGCCCCGGCGAGCCGTGAACTGCTACATCAACGCATTGAGCAGCGTTTTCATCAGATGTTGGCTTCAGGTTTTGAAGCAGAAGTGCGGGCGCTATTTGCCCGTGGAGATTTGCATACGGATATGCCTTCCATTCGTTGTGTCGGATACCGCCAGATGTGGTCATACCTTGAAGGCGAGGTCCCGTATGATGAAATGGTTTATCGAGGTGTTTGCGCGACGAGACAGTTAGCTAAACGTCAGGTCACTTGGCTGCGTGGTTGGGAAGATGTTCACTGGTTAGACAGTGAGCAACCTGAACAAGCGCTCAACAAAGTATTACAGGTTGTTGGTGCTAGCCAGAACTGA
- the hflX gene encoding ribosome rescue GTPase HflX, with amino-acid sequence MFDRYDAGEQAVLVHIYFSQDKDMEDLQEFESLVSSAGVEAMQVITGSRKAPHPKYFVGEGKAVEIAEAVKATGASVVLFDHALSPAQERNLEQLCECRVIDRTGLILDIFAQRARTHEGKLQVELAQLRHLATRLVRGWTHLERQKGGIGLRGPGETQLETDRRLLRNRIMQILSRLEKVEKQREQGRRSRAKADIPTVSLVGYTNAGKSTLFNQMTEAEVYAADQLFATLDPTLRRINVTDVGETVLADTVGFIRHLPHDLVAAFKATLQETRQATLLLHVIDAADVRVQENIDAVNTVLAEIEADEIPSLLVMNKIDVLDDFEPRIDRDEENKPIRVWLSAQTGVGVPLLFQALTERLSGEVAQHTLRLPPQEGRLRSRFYQLQAIEKEWMEDDGSVSLQVRMPIVDWRRLCKQEPALVDYVV; translated from the coding sequence TTGTTTGACCGTTATGATGCCGGTGAGCAGGCGGTACTGGTACACATCTATTTTTCGCAAGACAAAGATATGGAGGATCTCCAGGAGTTTGAATCCCTGGTCTCTTCCGCCGGTGTCGAAGCAATGCAGGTGATTACCGGTAGCCGTAAAGCACCGCACCCGAAGTATTTTGTTGGTGAAGGTAAGGCTGTTGAAATTGCGGAAGCCGTAAAAGCGACCGGCGCCTCGGTCGTGCTGTTCGATCATGCCTTGAGTCCGGCCCAGGAACGTAACCTGGAGCAGCTTTGCGAATGCCGGGTTATCGATCGCACCGGTCTGATTTTAGATATCTTTGCCCAGCGAGCGCGTACCCACGAAGGGAAACTGCAGGTTGAGCTGGCGCAGCTGCGCCATCTGGCCACCCGTCTGGTACGCGGCTGGACCCACCTTGAAAGGCAGAAGGGCGGGATTGGTTTGCGCGGACCGGGTGAAACCCAGCTCGAAACCGACCGTCGATTGTTGCGTAACCGTATTATGCAGATCCTGTCGCGACTGGAAAAAGTAGAAAAGCAGCGCGAGCAAGGTCGGCGGTCACGCGCTAAGGCCGATATCCCTACCGTCTCGCTGGTGGGATATACCAACGCCGGAAAATCAACGCTGTTCAACCAGATGACCGAAGCGGAAGTCTATGCCGCGGACCAACTGTTCGCCACCCTGGACCCAACGCTGCGCCGTATTAACGTCACCGACGTCGGCGAAACGGTACTGGCTGACACCGTAGGCTTTATTCGTCATCTGCCGCACGATTTGGTGGCGGCGTTTAAAGCGACGCTGCAGGAGACGCGTCAGGCGACGCTGCTGCTGCACGTTATCGACGCGGCGGATGTCCGCGTGCAGGAAAATATTGATGCAGTAAATACGGTCCTTGCTGAAATCGAGGCCGATGAAATCCCGTCATTGCTGGTGATGAACAAAATCGATGTGCTTGACGATTTTGAACCGCGCATCGATCGGGATGAAGAGAATAAACCGATTCGGGTCTGGCTCTCCGCCCAGACCGGAGTTGGCGTACCACTGCTTTTTCAGGCGTTAACAGAACGTCTTTCCGGCGAAGTGGCTCAGCATACGCTGCGTTTACCGCCGCAGGAAGGTCGTCTGAGAAGCCGGTTCTATCAGCTTCAGGCGATAGAAAAAGAGTGGATGGAGGATGACGGCAGCGTAAGCCTGCAAGTGCGCATGCCCATCGTGGACTGGCGTCGCCTCTGCAAACAAGAGCCTGCGTTGGTCGACTACGTGGTTTGA
- the nsrR gene encoding nitric oxide-sensing transcriptional repressor NsrR translates to MQLTSFTDYGLRALIYMASLPDDRMTSISEVTDVYGVSRNHMVKIINQLSRAGYVTAVRGKNGGIRLGKPAKMIRVGDVVRDLEPLSLVNCSSEFCHITPACRLKQALAEAAQSFLKELDNYTLADLVEKNQPLYKLLLVEEKR, encoded by the coding sequence GTGCAGTTAACGAGTTTCACCGATTATGGATTACGTGCGCTGATTTATATGGCGTCGTTGCCGGATGACCGAATGACCAGTATTTCCGAGGTGACGGATGTCTATGGCGTTTCCCGTAATCATATGGTCAAAATAATCAATCAGTTAAGCCGTGCTGGCTACGTGACGGCCGTGCGGGGAAAGAATGGGGGGATTCGCCTTGGCAAGCCAGCTAAAATGATTCGCGTGGGTGATGTTGTGCGCGATCTTGAGCCGCTATCGCTGGTGAATTGCAGCAGCGAATTTTGCCACATTACTCCCGCTTGCCGCCTGAAACAGGCACTTGCCGAAGCCGCGCAAAGTTTCCTGAAGGAACTGGATAACTACACGCTGGCCGATTTGGTTGAAAAGAATCAACCGCTATATAAATTATTACTGGTGGAAGAAAAGCGCTGA
- a CDS encoding DUF2065 domain-containing protein — translation MNATIWLALALVLVLEGLGPLLYPRAWRKMVATMSQLPDNLLRRFGGGLVVAGIVIYYMLRKSIG, via the coding sequence ATGAATGCAACAATTTGGCTGGCACTGGCGCTGGTTTTAGTTCTCGAAGGTCTTGGCCCACTGCTTTATCCCCGCGCCTGGCGCAAGATGGTAGCGACCATGAGCCAACTGCCGGATAATTTATTGCGTCGCTTTGGCGGCGGTCTTGTGGTAGCTGGTATCGTCATCTACTACATGTTGAGGAAATCGATTGGCTGA
- the rlmB gene encoding 23S rRNA (guanosine(2251)-2'-O)-methyltransferase RlmB, whose amino-acid sequence MSEMIYGIHAVQALLERAPERFQEVFILKGREDKRLLPLIHALEAQGVVIQVASRQFLDEKSEGAVHQGIIARVKPGRQYQENDLPDLLAQFDQPFLLILDGVTDPHNLGACLRSADAAGVHAVIVPRDRSAQLNATAKKVACGAAESVPLIRVTNLARTMRLLQEENVWIVGTAGEADHTLFQSKMTGPMALVMGAEGEGMRRLTREHCDELISIPMAGSVSSLNVSVATGICLFEAVRQRS is encoded by the coding sequence ATGAGTGAAATGATTTACGGCATCCATGCGGTGCAGGCACTGCTGGAACGCGCACCTGAGCGTTTTCAGGAAGTTTTTATTCTGAAAGGCCGTGAGGATAAGCGTCTGCTGCCGCTGATTCATGCCCTTGAAGCGCAGGGCGTGGTGATTCAGGTTGCCAGCCGCCAGTTCCTCGATGAGAAAAGCGAAGGCGCGGTGCATCAGGGCATTATTGCTCGCGTGAAGCCGGGACGTCAGTATCAGGAAAACGATCTGCCGGATCTGCTGGCGCAGTTCGATCAACCGTTCCTGCTGATCCTCGACGGCGTCACCGATCCGCACAACCTCGGCGCCTGCCTGCGTAGCGCCGACGCCGCCGGCGTGCATGCGGTGATCGTGCCGCGCGATCGTTCCGCTCAGCTCAACGCTACGGCGAAGAAAGTCGCCTGCGGCGCGGCGGAAAGCGTGCCGCTGATCCGCGTCACTAACCTGGCGCGGACCATGCGTCTGCTGCAGGAAGAAAACGTGTGGATCGTTGGTACCGCCGGCGAAGCCGACCATACGCTGTTCCAGAGCAAAATGACCGGCCCGATGGCGCTGGTGATGGGCGCGGAAGGCGAAGGTATGCGTCGCCTGACCCGCGAACATTGTGATGAACTGATCAGTATCCCGATGGCGGGTAGCGTCTCTTCGCTGAACGTCTCCGTCGCCACCGGTATTTGCCTGTTTGAAGCGGTGCGCCAGCGCAGCTAA
- a CDS encoding adenylosuccinate synthase: MGNNVVVLGTQWGDEGKGKIVDLLTERAKYVVRYQGGHNAGHTLVINGEKTVLHLIPSGILRENVTSIIGNGVVLSPAALMKEMKGLEDRGIPVRERLLLSEACPLILDYHVALDVAREKARGAKAIGTTGRGIGPAYEDKVARRGLRVGDLFDKATFADKLKEVMEYHNFQLVNFYKAEAVDYQKVLDDVMAIADILTSMVVDVSDLLDQARQRGDFVMFEGAQGTLLDIDHGTYPYVTSSNTTAGGVATGSGLGPRYVDYVLGIIKAYSTRVGAGPFPTELFDETGEFLCKQGNEFGATTGRRRRTGWLDAVAVRRAVQINSLSGFCLTKLDVLDGLKEVKICVGYRMPDGREVTTTPLAADNWEGIEPIYETMPGWSETTFGVKERSGLPQAALNYIQRIEELTGVPVDIISTGPDRTETMILRDPFDA, from the coding sequence ATGGGTAACAACGTCGTCGTACTGGGCACCCAATGGGGTGACGAAGGTAAAGGGAAGATCGTCGATCTCCTGACTGAACGGGCTAAATATGTTGTGCGCTACCAGGGTGGCCATAACGCAGGCCATACTCTCGTAATCAACGGTGAAAAAACCGTCCTCCATCTTATTCCATCAGGTATTCTCCGTGAGAATGTAACCAGCATCATCGGTAACGGTGTTGTGCTGTCTCCGGCTGCGCTGATGAAAGAGATGAAAGGTCTGGAAGACCGTGGTATCCCTGTTCGTGAGCGTCTGCTGCTGTCCGAAGCCTGTCCGCTTATTCTCGACTATCACGTTGCGCTGGATGTTGCGCGTGAGAAAGCACGCGGTGCGAAAGCTATCGGTACAACCGGTCGCGGTATCGGCCCGGCTTACGAAGATAAAGTCGCCCGTCGCGGCCTGCGCGTTGGCGACCTGTTTGATAAAGCCACCTTCGCTGACAAACTGAAAGAAGTGATGGAATATCACAACTTCCAGTTGGTGAACTTCTATAAAGCAGAAGCGGTCGACTATCAAAAAGTGCTGGACGATGTGATGGCGATTGCCGACATCCTGACCAGCATGGTCGTTGACGTCTCCGATCTGCTGGATCAGGCGCGTCAGCGCGGCGACTTCGTGATGTTCGAAGGCGCGCAGGGCACGCTGCTGGATATCGACCACGGTACCTATCCGTATGTAACTTCCTCCAACACCACTGCTGGTGGCGTGGCGACCGGCTCCGGCCTGGGCCCGCGTTATGTGGATTACGTTCTGGGTATCATCAAAGCTTACTCTACTCGTGTAGGCGCGGGTCCGTTCCCGACCGAGCTGTTTGATGAAACCGGCGAGTTCCTGTGCAAGCAGGGTAACGAATTCGGCGCCACTACCGGCCGTCGTCGTCGTACCGGCTGGCTGGACGCTGTCGCGGTACGCCGCGCGGTGCAGATTAACTCCCTGTCCGGCTTCTGCCTGACTAAACTGGACGTCCTGGACGGCCTGAAAGAAGTGAAAATCTGCGTCGGCTACCGTATGCCGGACGGCCGTGAAGTGACCACCACTCCGCTGGCTGCCGACAACTGGGAAGGTATCGAGCCTATCTACGAAACCATGCCGGGTTGGTCCGAAACCACCTTCGGCGTGAAAGAGCGCAGCGGTCTGCCGCAGGCAGCGCTGAACTACATCCAGCGTATTGAAGAGCTGACCGGCGTGCCGGTTGATATCATCTCTACCGGTCCTGACCGTACTGAGACTATGATTCTGCGCGACCCGTTCGACGCGTAA
- the hfq gene encoding RNA chaperone Hfq produces MAKGQSLQDPFLNALRRERVPVSIYLVNGIKLQGQIESFDQFVILLKNTVSQMVYKHAISTVVPSRPVSHHSNNAGGGANNYHHGGSAQGSSAPQQDSDDAE; encoded by the coding sequence ATGGCTAAGGGGCAATCTTTACAAGATCCGTTCCTGAACGCTTTGCGTCGGGAACGTGTTCCGGTTTCTATTTATTTGGTGAATGGTATTAAGCTGCAAGGGCAAATTGAGTCTTTCGATCAGTTCGTGATCCTGTTGAAGAACACGGTCAGCCAGATGGTCTATAAGCACGCAATTTCTACTGTTGTTCCGTCCCGTCCGGTGTCTCACCACAGCAATAATGCTGGCGGCGGTGCAAACAACTATCACCACGGTGGTAGCGCGCAAGGTTCTTCTGCGCCGCAGCAAGACAGCGACGACGCCGAATAA
- the hflK gene encoding FtsH protease activity modulator HflK — MAWNQPGNNGQDRDPWGSSKNGGNSEGNGNKGGRDQGPPDLDDIFRKLSKKLGGLGGGKGGQGGGNVTQGPRGPMGGRIVGIVAAAAVIIWAASGFYTIKEAERGVVTRFGKFSHLVEPGLNWKPTFVDNVQAVNVESVRELAASGVMLTSDENVVRVEMNVQYRVTDPERYLFSVTSADDSLRQATDSALRGVIGKYTMDRILTEGRTVIRSDTQRELEETIRPYNMGITLLDVNFQTARPPEEVKAAFDDAIAARENEQQYIREAEAYTNEVQPRANGQAQRILEEARAYKTQTVLEAQGEVARFAKILPEYKAAPEITRERLYIETMEKVLSHTRKVLVNDSKGGNLMVLPLDQMLKGATGAPAKSDSSGASDLLRLPPASNSSSASTSSTSSSTGGTIMDQRRANAQRNDYQRQGE, encoded by the coding sequence ATGGCGTGGAATCAGCCCGGTAATAACGGACAGGACCGCGACCCGTGGGGAAGCAGCAAGAATGGCGGCAACTCTGAGGGAAATGGCAACAAAGGCGGTCGCGATCAGGGGCCGCCCGATCTGGATGATATCTTCCGCAAGTTAAGCAAAAAACTTGGCGGTCTCGGCGGCGGTAAAGGCGGCCAGGGTGGCGGTAATGTGACGCAGGGGCCGCGCGGCCCGATGGGCGGGCGCATTGTCGGCATCGTTGCTGCAGCGGCGGTGATTATCTGGGCAGCCAGCGGTTTCTATACCATCAAGGAAGCGGAACGTGGTGTGGTGACACGCTTTGGCAAGTTCAGCCATCTGGTTGAGCCAGGTCTGAACTGGAAGCCAACCTTTGTCGATAATGTGCAAGCGGTGAACGTCGAGTCGGTTCGTGAGCTGGCCGCATCTGGTGTGATGCTGACTTCCGATGAGAACGTCGTGCGCGTTGAGATGAACGTACAGTACCGGGTTACCGATCCGGAGCGCTACCTGTTTAGCGTGACCAGCGCCGACGATAGTCTGCGTCAGGCCACCGACAGCGCCCTGCGCGGCGTCATCGGTAAGTACACCATGGACCGTATCCTGACCGAAGGTCGTACCGTTATCCGTAGCGATACCCAGCGCGAGCTGGAAGAGACCATTCGTCCGTACAACATGGGGATTACCCTGCTGGACGTCAACTTCCAGACGGCGCGTCCGCCGGAAGAGGTGAAGGCCGCGTTTGATGATGCCATTGCCGCGCGTGAGAACGAGCAGCAGTACATCCGCGAAGCGGAAGCTTATACCAACGAAGTTCAGCCGCGTGCGAACGGTCAGGCGCAGCGTATCCTCGAAGAGGCGCGTGCGTATAAAACCCAGACCGTACTGGAAGCACAGGGTGAAGTCGCTCGCTTTGCGAAGATCCTGCCGGAATATAAAGCCGCGCCGGAAATTACCCGCGAGCGTCTGTATATCGAAACCATGGAAAAAGTGCTGAGCCATACCCGCAAAGTGCTGGTTAATGACAGCAAGGGCGGCAACCTGATGGTTCTGCCGTTGGATCAGATGCTGAAAGGCGCCACTGGTGCGCCGGCAAAGAGCGATAGCAGTGGCGCAAGCGATCTGCTGCGCCTGCCGCCTGCGTCCAACTCAAGCAGCGCCAGCACCTCATCAACCTCGAGTTCAACCGGGGGTACCATTATGGACCAACGCCGCGCCAACGCGCAGCGTAACGACTACCAGCGTCAGGGGGAATAA